Proteins encoded together in one Musa acuminata AAA Group cultivar baxijiao chromosome BXJ3-6, Cavendish_Baxijiao_AAA, whole genome shotgun sequence window:
- the LOC103989701 gene encoding uncharacterized protein At5g39865-like, whose protein sequence is MVIVEAVIRNISVPTNEGRTTVLPQPSIPRNNRPQIFPFPELQTPSTTSEHPQPLAATNTRARSLPSAFYSPFLPLLVLGSKGRSPLTHPTPSLLLHCPFPPSLAAFMWTSWEKIKVPRGATAIASPRLPNPKPSSLKDVRGPLDEPSSPSIARRLSPKAVFHSVRSASSVLRSWRSSPPSPCAEKRIVLYFTSLRVVRKTFEDCRFVRSILRGHRVAVDERDVSLDAGFLGELGRIVGRRRGVTTLPQVFIGGRHVGGAEEIRQLHETGELRRYVEGVAPVPAGSCDGCGGVRFVICATCGGSHKCYSHKGGGGVFRSCPACNENGLVRCPQCRTSPAI, encoded by the coding sequence ATGGTGATCGTCGAGGCGGTGATAAGAAACATTTCCGTTCCGACGAACGAGGGGCGAACCACCGTTTTACCGCAACCGTCCATTCCACGCAATAATCGGCCCCAAATATTTCCCTTCCCCGAGTTGCAGACACCCTCGACAACCTCCGAGCATCCTCAACCGCTCGCCGCAACCAACACTCGTGCTCGTTCCCTCCCTTCCGCTTTCTACTCTCCTTTCCTTCCCCTTTTAGTTTTAGGTTCAAAGGGGAGGTCTCCATTAACACACCCCaccccctccctcctcctccatTGCCCTTTTCCTCCGTCCTTGGCCGCTTTCATGTGGACGTCATGGGAAAAGATTAAGGTGCCTCGCGGCGCCACCGCCATCGCCTCGCCGCGGCTTCCCAATCCCAAGCCCTCCTCCCTCAAGGACGTCCGCGGCCCCCTTGACGAACCCTCCTCCCCCTCCATCGCCAGGAGGCTGTCGCCCAAGGCCGTCTTCCACAGCGTCCGCTCCGCCTCCTCCGTCCTCCGCTCATGGCGATCCTCCCCGCCCTCCCCCTGCGCGGAGAAGCGGATCGTCCTCTACTTCACCTCCCTCCGCGTCGTCCGCAAGACCTTCGAGGACTGCCGCTTCGTTCGGTCCATCCTCCGCGGCCACCGCGTCGCCGTCGACGAGCGCGACGTCTCCTTGGACGCCGGCTTCCTCGGTGAGCTCGGCCGCATCGTGGGCCGCCGGCGGGGGGTCACCACGCTCCCCCAGGTCTTCATCGGCGGCCGGCACGTCGGCGGCGCCGAAGAGATCCGTCAGCTCCACGAGACTGGGGAGCTGAGGCGGTACGTGGAGGGGGTGGCGCCGGTGCCCGCCGGCTCCTGCGACGGCTGCGGCGGAGTGCGCTTCGTCATCTGTGCGACCTGTGGCGGGAGCCATAAGTGCTACTCTCACAAGGGAGGTGGCGGAGTCTTCCGGAGCTGTCCCGCCTGCAACGAGAACGGGCTCGTCCGCTGTCCTCAATGCCGTACCTCCCCCGCCATCTGA
- the LOC135641120 gene encoding ethylene-overproduction protein 1-like: MQKNHLLTTLRSLKLIDGCKGTQVYAVNQSASNANAPASSSSSSSVGEKPLLRHVASLRSKSIQGGNNGGGRNHYTPSLLPDSLLPFGLPSADHIDPPVDPFLRHVDPVSALSDSFRRLSSTTKAEADAGAGDERLLLLCDLHLEQLSLFRPVADPKLLRRSLRSARLHAPNAHHRVVLSAWLRFERREDQLLPSPSPLSSCSPTSPALECPRAALLSPSSSSDLLCPCRHPPPDPSPSSSASVPAPRRHGQEEIEDADVWFCIGDDEVPCVRSSIAALSKPLSTLLYGGFAEAQRERISFSHNGISVRGMKAVDVFSRTGRLDEFPPDTVLELLAFANKFCCEGLKSACDAKMASLVRNLDDALLLVEYGLEETAYLLVAACLQVFLRELPRSLSDPDITRLLCTQEGRERLEAADHASFLLYHFLSQVAMEEDMKSNTTVMLLERLVECATPGWQKQLALHQLGCVMLERGEYKDAQRWFEEASSEGHVYSRIGVARAKFKKGHKYSAYKLASSLIDDFEPVGWMYQERSLYCNGKEKMSDLRVATELDPTLAYPYKYRAIALMENGKVGAAIAEVNKIIGFKVSTDCLELRAWFCLALEDYEGAVQDTRALMTLDPSYLMFHGKLHGDQLIEILQQHGKQWDMADCWMQLYDRWSAVDDIGSLAVVHQMLAKEPANSSLRFRQSLLLLRLNCQKAAMNSLRLARNHSIHDHERLVYEGWILYDTGHRDEALAKAEESISVQRSFEAFFLKAYALADSNLDPTSSSYVIQLLEQANSCASDNLRKGQAHNNMGSIYVDCDMLDEAAECYLKALGIKHTRAHQGLARVYYLKNQKKAAYDEMTKLIEKAKNNASAYEKRSEYCDRDMAKSDLNMATKLDPLRTYPYRYRAAVLMDDNKEEEAIAELSQAIAFKPDLQLLHLRAAFYDSMGDTASTLRDCEAALCLDPSHCDSMDLHNKALGRAGPPTT, encoded by the exons ATGCAGAAGAACCATTTGTTGACGACGCTTCGCAGCCTGAAGCTGATCGATGGATGCAAAGGCACGCAGGTCTACGCCGTGAATCAGTCGGCGTCGAACGCCAACGCTCCGGcgtcgtcctcgtcctcgtcatCAGTCGGCGAGAAGCCCCTCCTCCGCCACGTCGCGTCCCTCCGCTCCAAATCCATCCAGGGGGGCAACAATGGCGGCGGCCGCAACCACTATACCCCTTCCCTCCTCCCTGACTCGCTCCTCCCCTTCGGCCTCCCCTCTGCTGACCACATCGACCCCCCCGTCGACCCCTTCCTCCGCCACGTCGACCCTGTCTCCGCCCTCTCCGACTCATTCCGGCGCCTCTCCTCCACCACCAAAGCTGAAGCCGACGCTGGCGCCGGCGACgagcgcctcctcctcctctgcgacCTCCACCTTGAGCAGCTCTCCCTCTTCCGCCCCGTCGCCGATCCCAAGCTACTCCGCCGGAGCCTTCGCTCCGCGCGCCTCCACGCCCCCAACGCCCACCATCGCGTCGTCCTCTCCGCCTGGCTCCGCTTCGAGCGCCGGGAGGACCAGCTCCTCCCAtccccctcccccctctcctCCTGCTCCCCCACCTCCCCCGCACTAGAATGCCCCCGTGCCGCCCTCCTCTCCCCATCCTCCTCCTCTGACCTCCTCTGCCCCTGCCGCCATCCCCCTCCCGatccctctccctcctcctccgcctctgtCCCCGCCCCCCGCCGCCATGGACAAGAAGAGATTGAAGACGCCGATGTCTGGTTTTGTATTGGCGATGATGAGGTACCCTGCGTCCGCTCCAGCATTGCCGCCCTCTCCAAGCCCCTCTCCACCTTGCTCTATGGTGGCTTCGCAGAGGCCCAGCGGGAGCGCATCAGCTTCTCCCACAATGGCATCTCCGTCCGCGGGATGAAGGCCGTCGACGTCTTCAGCCGCACCGGTCGCCTGGACGAGTTCCCACCCGACaccgttctcgagctccttgcatTTGCCAACAAGTTTTGCTGTGAAGGCCTCAAGTCCGCCTGCGACGCGAAGATGGCATCTTTGGTGCGCAACCTCGACGACGCCCTACTTCTCGTTGAGTACGGGCTAGAGGAGACCGCGTACCTCCTCGTCGCTGCTTGTCTTCAGGTGTTCCTCCGTGAGCTCCCCAGATCCCTCAGCGACCCTGACATAACGAGGCTGCTCTGCACCCAGGAGGGAAGGGAGCGGTTAGAGGCAGCCGACCATGCCTCGTTCTTGCTCTACCATTTCTTGAGTCAGGTGGCCATGGAGGAGGACATGAAATCCAATACCACGGTGATGTTATTGGAGAGGTTGGTGGAGTGCGCCACTCCTGGGTGGCAAAAACAGCTAGCTTTGCACCAGTTGGGATGCGTAATGCTCGAGAGGGGTGAGTACAAGGACGCCCAGAGGTGGTTCGAAGAGGCATCTTCCGAGGGGCATGTGTATTCCCGCATCGGTGTTGCAAGGGCCAAATTTAAGAAGGGGCACAAATATTCTGCTTATAAGCTGGCCAGTAGCCTCATTGATGATTTTGAGCCTGTGGGATGGATGTACCAGGAGAGATCATTGTATTGCAATGGCAAGGAGAAGATGTCGGATCTGAGGGTCGCCACTGAGCTAGACCCGACCCTCGCTTACCCTTACAAGTACCGGGCAATTGCTTTAATGGAGAATGGCAAGGTTGGTGCAGCCATTGCAGAGGTCAACAAGATCATCGGGTTCAAGGTCTCGACCGATTGCCTTGAGCTTCGTGCATGGTTCTGTCTGGCACTCGAGGATTACGAGGGGGCGGTGCAGGATACCAGGGCGCTGATGACACTGGACCCCAGTTACTTGATGTTTCATGGCAAACTGCACGGGGACCAGTTGATTGAGATCCTCCAGCAGCATGGGAAGCAGTGGGACATGGCTGATTGTTGGATGCAGCTCTATGACCGGTGGTCTGCAGTGGATGACATTGGTTCTCTTGCTGTGGTGCACCAGATGTTGGCTAAAGAGCCTGCGAATAGCAGCTTAAGGTTTAGGCAGTCGCTTCTGTTGCTACG GTTGAATTGCCAAAAGGCTGCAATGAATAGTCTACGTCTGGCTCGGAATCATTCAATCCATGATCATGAAAGGCTTGTTTATGAAGGATGGATCTTATATGACACTGGACATCGTGATGAAGCATTAGCCAAAGCTGAGGAGTCTATCTCTGTTCAGAGATCATTTGAAGCATTTTTCCTGAAGGCATATGCTCTAGCAGATTCTAATCTAGATCCCACATCTTCATCTTATGTCATTCAACTACTCGAACAAGCTAATAGTTGTGCTTCAGATAACCTTCGGAAGGGTCAA GCACACAATAATATGGGAAGCATATATGTGGACTGTGATATGCTGGATGAAGCCGCAGAATGCTACTTAAAGGCACTTGGTATAAAGCATACTCGTGCACATCAGGGTCTGGCACGGGTTTACTACCTTAAGAATCAGAAAAAAGCTGCTTATGATGAGATGACAAAGTTGATAGAAAAAGCAAAGAACAATGCATCAGCATATGAAAAGCGATCAGAATACTGTGATCGTGACATGGCAAAGAGTGATCTTAATATGGCAACTAAGCTAGATCCCCTGAGGACGTACCCTTACAGATACAGGGCTGCAG TTCTGATGGATGACAATAAGGAAGAGGAAGCAATAGCTGAGCTCTCGCAGGCAATCGCTTTCAAGCCAGACCTACAGCTGCTTCACTTGCGTGCTGCATTCTACGACTCAATGGGAGACACCGCATCCACCTTGCGAGATTGCGAGGCAGCACTGTGCCTCGACCCAAGCCACTGTGATTCCATGGATCTTCACAACAAAGCTCTCGGAAGAGCAGGCCCTCCGACTACATAA
- the LOC135641306 gene encoding pentatricopeptide repeat-containing protein At2g30100, chloroplastic-like — MALSAPIGSSLPFSSSSALCPRRRPLLHLLRQPYCNRPLSLRVSSSISDSQNTNPNAVSKSLHVKPLESVRFDRLLTSSTEEEMGEGFFEAIEELERMVRDPSDVLGELVERLSARELQLVLVYFAQEGRDSYCALEVFDWLRKENRVDAETMELMVSIACGWIERLIGGEHAPEDVMTLLNEMECVGLDPGFSMVEKVVSLYWDRGKEDEAIAFVKDVLKRGGIGGYKIEEGHEGERGGPVGYLVWKMMVDGDYLGAVKLVIEFKENGLKPEVYSYLIALTALVKEQKEFSKALRKLKVSIKAGLINALDAENLGNIEKYQSALIRNGILLSDWALQEGSSAISGVVHERLLALYTCAGFGREAEQQLWLMKLSGKEPDRELYDAVLAICASQKEAGAVGRLLAGVEIMSVGLRKKTLSWLLRGYVKGGFYVDASETLIKMLNLGISPEYLDRAAVLQGLRKNIQESGNIEPYIKLCKHLSDKDLVGPCLLYMYRHKYKLWILKML; from the exons ATGGCCCTCTCTGCTCCGATCGGCTCCTCACTTCCCTTCTCCTCGTCGTCGGCTCTTTGTCCCCGCCGTCGTCCCCTACTCCACCTCCTCCGCCAACCCTATTGCAATCGCCCACTTTCCCTCAGGGTCTCCTCATCCATCTCCGATTCGCAGAACACTAATCCGAATGCTGTCTCCAAGTCTTTACACGTCAAGCCTCTGGAATCGGTGCGATTCGATCGGCTGCTGACGAGCAGCACCGAGGAGGAGATGGGCGAGGGGTTCTTCGAAGCGATCGAGGAGCTGGAGCGGATGGTGCGGGACCCATCCGATGTCCTTGGGGAGTTGGTCGAGCGGCTGTCGGCGCGGGAGCTGCAGCTCGTGTTAGTCTACTTCGCGCAGGAGGGGAGGGACTCCTACTGCGCGCTCGAGGTCTTCGATTGGCTCCGGAAGGAGAACCGGGTCGATGCGGAGACGATGGAGCTCATGGTGTCCATCGCATGTGGGTGGATCGAGAGGTTGATCGGTGGAGAGCATGCGCCGGAGGACGTGATGACGCTGCTGAATGAGATGGAGTGCGTAGGTCTCGATCCGGGGTTCAGCATGGTGGAAAAGGTGGTGTCTTTGTACTGGGACAGGGGGAAGGAGGACGAGGCTATAGCCTTTGTTAAGGATGTTCTGAAACGAGGGGGAATCGGAGGCTATAAGATCGAAGAAGGGCACGAGGGCGAAAGAGGAGGACCAGTAGGGTATCTCGTCTGGAAGATGATG GTAGATGGAGATTATCTGGGTGCAGTTAAATTAGTTATCGAATTTAAAGAGAATGGGTTGAAGCCTGAAGTTTATAGTTACCTAATTGCTTTGACGGCATTGGTTAAAGAGCAAAAGGAGTTCTCAAAAGCTTTGCGTAAGTTGAAGGTTTCAATTAAGGCAGGCTTGATTAACGCACTGGATGCTGAGAATTTGGGCAATATTGAAAAGTATCAGTCAGCCCTTATAAGGAATGGAATCCTTTTGTCAGACTGGGCACTGCAAGAGGGTAGTTCAGCAATTTCCGGAGTTGTTCATGAGAGGCTCCTTGCACTGTATACTTGTGCTGGTTTTGGACGTGAGGCGGAGCAGCAGTTGTGGCTAATGAAACTTTCAGGTAAGGAGCCTGACAGGGAACTTTATGATGCTGTGCTAGCAATTTGTGCTTCCCAAAAGGAAGCTGGTGCTGTCGGTCGGTTGCTTGCTGGAGTGGAGATTATGAGTGTTGGGCTTAGGAAAAAGACATTATCATGGCTGCTACGAGGCTATGTGAAAGGAGGGTTTTATGTAGACGCTTCAGAAACCCTCATAAAAATGCTCAACTTGGGCATAAGCCCAGAGTACTTGGATAGGGCTGCCGTTTTGCAAGGACTAAGAAAAAACATACAAGAATCTGGAAACATTGAACCTTACATCAAACTTTGCAAGCACCTCTCTGATAAGGATCTCGTTGGACCCTGTCTTTTATATATGTACAGACACAAGTATAAACTGTGGATTCTGAAAATGCTTTGA